The DNA region GCGCTAGTTTAAAATATTAAGCCAGCATAATCATCTGCGCAAGATATGAATTTTATGAATGTTCCCCACAGAAAGAACTGCATCAaatgtgtaatgttttatttttttacatgtaggcctaggcctaacaGCATTTAACAAAtcaaaatatgaaaaaaggtAGCCTAGCTATTTATTGTTTACACATTTTAATTGATTTCATTCATAGATTATTTTAGTAGATTAGTAGCAAGACATCTTCCCAAATTCccaaacatgtaggctacacaacaaCAAAGGCCATTTAAAGACAATAATATTGGCAGGTGATCTAACTCACACAGTCTCTGAGATAGTCTTGTCTCTCACACAATTCTCACTCTTGAACTGGCACTCTAATATCCTCAACATGTCCACTCTTTATTAAGGCGTCCTTCTGCTCTGAAGAGGCCTCTTCTGCCTAAAAACAGGAACACATGACATTAGTCATACATAAAAATATACACAAGACCAGCATTTCCCTATTCTTTGCCACTAGATCTACAATCTTCTACGGAAACGCATCAGGGATTCCTCAAACCATGGGTTCCCAAATTAACCTCAGAACGGCACACTGCACACTAAATAAAAATCCCATTCTGGGACCTCAGCAACAGGTGCTGATCCAGAGCATTACAACAATCAGTTGATATTCATTTGCCATTTCTACAGCAAAACACATTCACGCTTGCGGCTTTGCCCAGTGCCTACTTAAGTTGCTAAGATTAAGCGAAATAACATTCTTTTGGTGTACTTGTGATGCATCTAATGTGCTGGCTGCTTTTAACAGACCAGGTGAGATCAGGTGAGTGTCACACCATTTAACTGGCACAGTACAGCAGTTTAATTGTTTTGTTGCTTAATTGTTAGGAACACTTTTTTAAGGGGAGATCACTACCATTAAGACCAACTAGTTGCTTATTCAGGATTTACCAGGAATAATTGACCTATTGAGTATTAATAAGAAATTGTTAAATAAAGACCTAATAAATGTGTAGCCTAATACAAACCTTATTGAGCactaatacatacacatgttAGTTATGTATTAATGGATAACATGTTTGCTAACATGTTACTGAgaaatctttaaaaaaaaattgtatcaTGTACAACCATTATGAGGATATTAGCATACTGTTATTACTCCCTCTGAAAAGCCTTCCACATTTTCATGTGCTTCAAAACTGGCTTTGTAAAATAGCAAAATAGCAGTACACCGTAGATTTGACTGAAACCCTACACTCTAGCCATGAAACAAAAACTGAAGGTAAATGGATCTGTGTATCACAGGCTTCATCCGCTTAGTCACAAAATGTGCTGAATGTTATTTGGCTTCCATGTTCCCATGGAGAAATGTTAGCTCATGTCCAGCATCTGTATGTGAAGTGAGTTAAACCATACAAGCAAATATACAACAATAGCATGTCCACATCTCACAACAGTTACATTACATGGGGCTATGACACAATGCATGGAGGGGGAAAAACTCAAATTTCACAAAGAAGGTCTGTTGGACTTTGATAACAGCAGGCACCCACAGGCAGGCTGGGTGGGGGGTGTTACTGTGCGTGATGAGATATGCCAACAAATATGAACGTCACTTTACCAGTTTCTCAGTGATCATCCTTTCAATAAGCAATAAGATCTGAAATGTCGAAATAGGGGATCAAAAGATGGCTGAATATCAATTTAATTCTATTAATCTATTCTATTCATGTATTGATTCTAGACAGAAATAATAACATTACATTCATTTTAACATTAAAATTAACATACAACACTTgtctcaaagtgctttacagaacCCGAATCTCTAGATACTTACGTTGAGTCTTTGTAATGATGTTATCTGCTCTGGTGCTGCAGCTCCTTCACTGCGTGTTGACGCTGTGCTCTGCTGATCTGATGGTCTCATAGTCCTCTCCCCCTGTGAGCCTTGCTCAACATGCTGGGAGTCGATGCCGTGGACTTTCTTATCGACAGgctgctctttctcttttctcttcacaTCTTTAAGAACTTCCTTTACTGCAACAGCAGCTGCCTGGTCCCCCTCAGCAACATCAacatcctccctctcctccccctctctctctatctcttcctcagGTAGCCTGGATTGGTCAGTCTCGTCTCCGCTGAAATGGTGATCTGCATTCCGCAGGGTCTCCACAAAAACCCGCCGCTGGTTCTCCTTGGGCCGGACGGGTCTCCGGCGGACCTCTTGTCTCCATCCTTCTCCTCTTGCGCCTCCTCCCCTCGCCCGACCCCTCTGATCCAGACCCCGTATGGGGAGCGGTGCATCCCCGGCCCCCAGGTGGTGCTGGTCGTCCTCATCCTCTTCGTTGGAGTCTCCCTGTTCTAGCTGGGGGTGTTGGCCACGGTCCTGGAGTCTGTTGGGTGGTGGCGGGGGATCTCTGCGACCTCTTCGCAGCGGGCCGGTAAGGACATGCTGGATGGCAGTCTGGGCACTGCC from Alosa alosa isolate M-15738 ecotype Scorff River chromosome 9, AALO_Geno_1.1, whole genome shotgun sequence includes:
- the LOC125300768 gene encoding chloride channel CLIC-like protein 1; translation: MKCLVFFLLQELKQKITSSIQPATCNPIFKRFISKLLLEISRLGLVPNGMYDAKVHLYKTMAELQKLVVGETWTTGSLDDALSKILVDFKPHDYEAWKWRFEDTFGVELDTVVKNGFCRTWTLQDDPCKKYYEVLMVTPILLVSPIKAISVTITTFITEPLKHLGQGISEFLRALLKDLPVTFQILVFFAVFIPVVLSTVVMILYCIYGSAQTAIQHVLTGPLRRGRRDPPPPPNRLQDRGQHPQLEQGDSNEEDEDDQHHLGAGDAPLPIRGLDQRGRARGGGARGEGWRQEVRRRPVRPKENQRRVFVETLRNADHHFSGDETDQSRLPEEEIEREGEEREDVDVAEGDQAAAVAVKEVLKDVKRKEKEQPVDKKVHGIDSQHVEQGSQGERTMRPSDQQSTASTRSEGAAAPEQITSLQRLNVSI